From a single Bacillus pumilus genomic region:
- a CDS encoding ABC transporter substrate-binding protein, with the protein MKKTWLFSSFIFVLALALFLGGCSSAPSSEEKATKDTLVFGRGGDSTSLDPITTTEGETFKVTENIFEKLLNYGEKDTTIHPGLATDWDVAKDGKSYTFYLREGVKFHDGTDFNAEAVKFNFDRWMNGDAEKFPYYGMFGGYKKDKGHVIKDIIVKGEHEVEFQLKRPQATFLKNIAMSPFGIASPAAVEKSGNSFRENPVGTGPFKFKEWKQNDRIVLEKNKDYWQKDKPKLNQIIFRSIPENSARLNALKTGEIDLMDGVNPSDLEGIKTDKALQLIERPSMNVGYIGLTVTRKPLDNKLVRQALNYAVDKESIIESFYGGLAEPAKNPLPPALEGYNDDIDPYPYDPEKAKKLLKEAGFPDGFRIKLWAMPVPRPYMPDGMKVAEVIQSNFEKVGVKAEIVTYDWATYLDKASKGEADVFLLGWTGDNGDPDNFIYTLLDKDSIGGNNYTFFENDKMHDILIEAQTDTDQKKRNELYKKAQEIIHDEAPWIPLVHSIPMLAASSDLKGYQPHPTGSEALTDVHFE; encoded by the coding sequence ATGAAGAAGACATGGTTATTCAGTAGTTTCATTTTTGTGCTGGCGCTTGCACTATTTTTGGGGGGATGCTCGTCCGCTCCGTCATCAGAAGAAAAAGCAACAAAAGACACCCTCGTATTTGGCAGAGGAGGAGACTCCACTTCACTTGATCCGATCACAACGACAGAAGGTGAAACCTTCAAGGTCACGGAAAATATATTTGAAAAACTACTGAATTATGGTGAGAAAGACACGACCATCCACCCCGGTCTCGCAACAGATTGGGATGTAGCAAAGGACGGAAAATCGTACACATTCTACTTAAGAGAAGGTGTGAAATTTCACGATGGCACAGACTTTAACGCAGAAGCAGTGAAATTCAACTTTGACCGCTGGATGAATGGTGATGCAGAAAAATTTCCTTACTACGGCATGTTTGGCGGCTATAAAAAAGATAAAGGACATGTCATTAAAGACATTATCGTTAAAGGGGAGCATGAAGTTGAATTTCAGCTAAAACGCCCGCAGGCGACATTCCTCAAAAACATAGCCATGTCACCATTTGGCATTGCAAGTCCTGCGGCTGTTGAAAAGAGCGGCAATTCATTTCGTGAAAATCCAGTAGGTACAGGACCATTCAAATTTAAAGAGTGGAAGCAAAACGACCGTATTGTGTTAGAAAAGAACAAAGATTACTGGCAGAAGGATAAACCAAAGTTGAACCAAATTATCTTCCGCTCCATTCCAGAAAACTCGGCTCGTTTAAATGCCTTGAAAACAGGTGAGATCGATTTGATGGATGGGGTGAATCCGTCAGATTTAGAGGGCATTAAAACCGACAAAGCGCTCCAGCTCATTGAAAGACCATCAATGAACGTAGGCTATATCGGACTGACCGTCACAAGAAAGCCGCTTGATAACAAGCTCGTTCGTCAGGCACTCAATTATGCAGTTGACAAAGAATCCATCATTGAGTCATTTTATGGCGGACTTGCCGAGCCAGCAAAAAACCCTCTTCCGCCAGCTTTAGAAGGCTACAATGACGACATTGATCCGTATCCGTATGATCCTGAAAAAGCGAAGAAACTTTTAAAAGAAGCGGGCTTTCCTGACGGCTTTCGTATCAAGCTTTGGGCAATGCCTGTACCGCGTCCATATATGCCAGATGGGATGAAGGTAGCAGAAGTCATTCAATCAAACTTTGAAAAGGTCGGCGTCAAAGCAGAAATTGTGACATATGACTGGGCGACCTATTTAGATAAGGCAAGTAAAGGAGAAGCGGATGTGTTCTTGTTAGGCTGGACAGGGGACAATGGCGATCCTGATAATTTCATCTACACACTTTTGGACAAAGACAGCATTGGCGGCAACAACTATACATTCTTCGAAAACGATAAAATGCACGACATCCTCATTGAAGCGCAGACAGACACAGATCAAAAGAAACGAAACGAACTATATAAAAAAGCACAAGAAATCATTCATGATGAAGCACCTTGGATTCCATTGGTGCATTCGATCCCAATGCTAGCAGCATCTAGTGATTTAAAAGGCTACCAGCCGCATCCAACTGGTTCAGAAGCTTTGACTGACGTGCATTTCGAATAA
- a CDS encoding ABC transporter permease: protein MFAYCMKRAGMLIPVLIGMTLVVFSIIRFIPGNPAQVILGQRATKEAVEQLTIQLGLNEPWYVQYGHYMLGLLKGDLGTSIRTGAAIAQEMKPYLFATLELTFFAMVLAIVVGVNAGIISAWFKHSFFDYVAMFIALIGVSMPIFWLGLMGQWLFSIELGILPTTGRENVRNPVESITYIHTLDTLLQGQFDQFTDSIKHLILPSTALATIPAAIIARITRASMLEVLHSDFIRTAKAKGVRSFFIIYQHGLKNALIPILTIIGLQTGLLLGGAILTETIFAWPGIGRYIYDAISYRDYPVIQTGILVVALIFVLINFIVDILYAVIDPRIKY from the coding sequence TTGTTTGCTTATTGTATGAAGCGGGCAGGAATGCTCATCCCAGTACTGATCGGAATGACGTTGGTCGTGTTTTCAATTATACGGTTTATTCCAGGGAACCCAGCACAAGTTATCTTAGGACAGCGGGCAACAAAAGAGGCAGTAGAACAATTAACCATCCAGCTAGGTTTAAATGAGCCGTGGTATGTTCAATACGGACATTACATGCTGGGCCTTTTAAAAGGAGATTTAGGGACTTCGATACGAACAGGAGCGGCTATTGCCCAGGAAATGAAGCCTTACTTATTTGCGACGTTAGAATTGACCTTTTTTGCCATGGTGCTGGCGATCGTTGTAGGAGTGAATGCCGGAATCATCAGTGCTTGGTTTAAACATTCTTTCTTTGATTATGTCGCGATGTTTATTGCACTCATTGGAGTGTCCATGCCAATTTTCTGGTTAGGCCTGATGGGACAGTGGCTGTTTTCAATCGAATTAGGTATTTTGCCGACAACGGGCCGTGAAAACGTAAGGAATCCAGTGGAATCGATTACCTATATTCATACGCTGGACACGCTTTTACAAGGCCAGTTTGATCAATTCACTGACAGCATCAAGCATTTGATCTTGCCAAGCACAGCACTTGCCACAATTCCTGCTGCGATTATTGCGAGGATTACGAGGGCAAGTATGCTAGAAGTGCTTCATTCAGACTTTATTCGAACAGCAAAAGCAAAAGGGGTACGTTCATTTTTCATCATTTATCAGCATGGGCTGAAAAATGCGCTTATTCCGATCTTGACGATTATTGGTCTTCAGACAGGCCTCTTGCTTGGCGGAGCGATTTTAACAGAGACCATCTTTGCTTGGCCGGGAATTGGTCGGTATATATACGACGCCATCAGCTATCGTGATTACCCAGTCATTCAAACAGGCATTCTCGTCGTTGCGCTCATATTTGTCCTGATCAATTTCATTGTGGACATCTTGTATGCGGTCATTGATCCAAGGATTAAGTATTAG
- a CDS encoding ABC transporter permease: MEAQKELEPPQPKEERSQSLILESMKQFFQHKLAVIGSVIVFLFLILAIFAPLIAPFGINEQSLGERFSAPSAAHWFGTDDFGRDIFSRVVHGARISLWVGFFSVLGSVILGTLLGLIAGYGGRVLDAVISRLFDILLAFPSILLAIAIVSILGPSLQNALIAIAIINVPTFGRLVRSKVLSIKQEEYVLAAKAVGMSHRRIVLRHILPNSMVPVIVQATLAIGTAIIEAAALGFLGLGAQAPSPEWGKMLADARPYLVQAPWTLIFPGVAIMLTVLGFNLMGDGLRDTLDPKMKKIK; encoded by the coding sequence ATGGAAGCGCAAAAAGAGCTTGAACCACCTCAACCAAAAGAAGAACGCTCTCAATCATTGATTCTCGAATCGATGAAGCAGTTCTTTCAGCACAAGCTAGCGGTCATTGGCAGTGTGATTGTCTTTTTATTTCTCATTCTAGCGATATTCGCACCGCTCATTGCTCCCTTTGGAATCAATGAACAATCTCTCGGTGAGCGATTTAGTGCCCCTTCAGCTGCGCACTGGTTTGGTACGGATGATTTCGGCAGAGATATATTTTCAAGAGTTGTGCATGGTGCGCGGATTTCCTTATGGGTCGGTTTCTTCTCAGTTCTCGGGTCTGTCATTTTAGGCACACTGCTTGGATTGATAGCAGGCTATGGGGGAAGAGTGCTAGATGCTGTGATCTCAAGATTGTTTGATATTTTACTTGCTTTTCCTAGCATTCTACTGGCGATTGCGATCGTCTCCATCTTAGGTCCCTCCTTACAAAATGCCCTTATTGCCATTGCGATTATTAATGTCCCAACCTTCGGACGACTCGTTCGTTCAAAGGTGCTGAGTATTAAACAAGAAGAATACGTGCTGGCAGCAAAGGCGGTTGGGATGTCTCACCGCCGCATCGTGCTGCGACATATCCTGCCAAATAGTATGGTGCCGGTCATCGTACAGGCGACGCTTGCGATCGGAACTGCGATTATCGAGGCAGCCGCTTTAGGCTTTTTAGGATTGGGGGCACAGGCACCAAGCCCAGAGTGGGGGAAAATGCTCGCCGATGCGAGACCCTATCTCGTTCAAGCCCCTTGGACATTAATTTTCCCAGGCGTAGCGATCATGCTGACAGTTTTAGGTTTTAACCTGATGGGAGATGGATTACGAGACACACTAGATCCTAAAATGAAGAAAATAAAATAA